The genomic window GGAAAATTGACAAGGTAGcaatttttaatttattctaGAATTTCAgtaagtagttttttttaaaaaacaaaatggtGATTCACTGTAGTAATACTTGTGATAAAGAGATAATTTATCGTCATACTAtcatgatggaaaaaaaattgaaaatgactACATGGAATCTATTTAAATTTTTCTGGAGGTCTTAGTTAGAACGTGTACTGTGGTAAATTTTATTTACCAAGGCAAGAGAGTTACCGATGGCTTAGCAtgaacaagtactccctccgttccacaatatacaagtactccctccgtcccacaataaggaattttgagtttttgattatactgtttgatcactcgtcttattcaaaaaaatttgtgcaaatataaaaaacgaaaagttgtacttaaattactttagataataaattaagtcaaaaaaaataattctaaatttttttaataagacgagtggttaaacagtgtaagtaaaaacttaaaatctcttatattatattataggacaggggtagttttttttacaaaggtCTCAATAGGGAGGAAGGAGCTAGGGTGATATATCATAAAAGCATGTAAGTAGTGTAACTCTTCCTTTAGCGGTACTTCGTAATACGTACTTGTACTTTCATTTTTGTTACCATAATCAAACCTCCTGTTTTGTACACATTAATTTTAGTTGTACCAATGTACATTTAATTCTTTGTGAAAAACAGAACACATCTGATTATGAAAGACTCTTGTGTCTTGGTGCTCCATATAGACGCCATTAAAACCAACACCCAAgaattgtatatatatacgagTACATAGAGCCTCACTTCCCAACACAGCTGCAGAAGCATCGTCGTAcaccacacaaaaaaaatggcaGATCTTCACACCTATCTGTACCTTGGCCTGGCGCTCGTTTCCCTGCTCGCCGTGCAACTCGCCAGGCGTaggcgctcgtcggcggcgcaTGGCTCTGGCGCGCTGCGGCTGCCGCCGGGGCCATGGCAGCTGCCGGTCATAGGCAGCCTGCACCACCTCGTCGGCAAGCTCCCGCACCAAGCGATGCGCGACCTGGCGCGTCGCCACGGGCCGGTCATGATGCTCCGGCTTGGGGAGGTGCCCACGCTGGTGGTGTCgtcgcgggaggcggcgcgcgaggtGACCAAGACCCACGACACGTCGTTCGCGTCGCGGCCGCTGAGCGCCACCACGCGCGTGTTCAGCAACGGCGGCAGGGACATCGTGTTCGCCCCGTACGGGGACTACTGGCGCCAGCTCCGGAAGATCGCCGTCACGGAGCTCCTCAGCGCGCGCCGCGTGGCCTCCTTCCGCGCCAtccgcgaggaggaggtcgccgccatgctgcgcgcggtggccgcctccgcggcggccgggcgcgccGTCGAGATGCGGCCGCTGCTGTCGGCGTTCGTGTCCGACTCCACCGTGCGCGCCGTGATGGGCGACCGGTTCCCCCACCTCGACGTGTTCCTCCGCGAGCTCGACCGCTCCATCGAGCTCGTGGTCGGGTTCAACCCGGCGGACTTGTGGCCATCGTCGCGCCTCGCCGGCTGTCTCACCGGCACCATGCGCCAGGCCAAGAAATGCTGGGACACGATGTCCAGCATCCTCGAAAGCACCATCCAGGAGCACCTCCAGAAGaatagcagcggcggcggcggcggcgctgaagCCACCGACGAGGACCTCATCGATGTTTTGCTAAGGATACAGAAGGAGGGAGGGCTCCAGTTCCCGTTCGACATGGACGTCATCAAGTCTGTCATCCATGTAAGTGACTACGCCCCCACGAATTATCTTAGGGCACTATTTAgcacagctccagcttcacCTCTTTTGAAGTTGGAACGcagccaaacaatttcagctccatCTTAAAATAGGAGCACAGCTGGGTAGAGCGTTCTCAACTCAATAGGTGAAGCTGGATTTAGACTGTTCCATAACTCCACTTTATACCTAACTCCTACATTAAATGAAAAAATTAGAGCTCTATCAAATAGACCCTACGTCATTTTCCGTGTCATGTGCCAACTGTCAACTTGTCCTCCAGCCTGACACTATGGCATCTGGTCACATATGGTTTTTAACCAGAGGGCAGTACAAAGCTTTTTAGCTGGTGAGCACGGTCATCGCTTTGCTAATGTCACTACTTCACAAAAGTTAAATTGCGTCGGATGGGAAAGTTATATAGGTGCCGGATTTTCCACTCGGCATCTAACAGATGCACTAACGAGGAGTCTTATCGATAAACTGGCACCTATGAACTGTACGATTTGCGAAAAGAAAAGACTCAGCTCAAGTGAGTTGAACCGATGCTCCAAATCCAACAAAAAAATGAATTGAAAGACACAATAACACAAGAATGTTCATAATAGAATCAAACAAACATTCATCATCCAACATCCCACAACAAGCACTAGAGCACTAGAACGGGCGCCGCCGCTCACCCTTGTTGACGTCGAAGGAAGGAGAAGCCAGATGCTGCTCGGGGACTAGCGCGGGAGCCAAATCCGATGGACCCCGAACTCAGGCCCGCTGGATTTGGCATCGGTTCCACCGCCATCACCATTGCCACTAGCGAGGGAGAGGATGTCGTCGTTTCTCTCGAGGGAGAGGGTGTTGCTGCTGCTCGCAAAGGAGAGGATGTTGCCACCACTCGCGAGGGAGAGGGTGCCACCAGTGCTCGCTGGTGGCGAGGGGAAAATGAGATAACGGTTGGTCAAAGGACTCAGCGTGAATGGATAAGAATGAGAGGCTCGACTTAGCTCGGTTTTTACGGGTACCTATGTTTTAATTAGCCGGCAATTATAATACATtgtaggtgccggttcttttaaaaaatcaatatcaCTAGTATTGTTGCCAGTTTTTCTCTAAAACCGGTATCTATAGTTGTTCAAAGGTGTCGGttgtatacttttttttattttttgcctaTAGAGGTGGGAAATGGTAATAGGTACTGGTTCCAATTGAATCGGCTACTATGAGCCGAGCCCTATTAGAAGTTCTATAGTAGTGTGTATAAGCTGTTACTGCTTAGAACAACAAAAGATAATTatgataaaacttttatacatgagTTTGTTAGTAAATTAAAATCAAATGTTGAAAGTTAAACTTTAACTAAAAAATCCACAAAGAGTGAAATGTAATTCATATCAAATTTCGGCTATAGCTTATAAGCTGAAGGTTAAACGATGGGAGTGTACAGAGTGAAGACATGATGAACATCATAAGAACACTACAAAACCTTAGAGTTGGGCCAGTTGGCTCTCTTCATGTTCATTGCTGCCTCTTCGAGATAGAATGGAGTGGACATCCTCTCAGTTTGTGCATATCGTTTATAAAGTCATAAactgttttcttaaaaaaaaagaaaagatagatCTATGGTACATCACCCCACAAATTAacatgctaaaaaaatatatttatataggtcaaatttaaacttgcatgtttattaAGTGATATACATATGCTATATATgtcaaatttaaacttgcatatttgtgggcTGGTATACAATATATTGATTTATCTTATCAAATTTGTAATTAACTTTTTAGATGACACTGcaccgttttttaatagatgatgttaACTTTTGATATGACATCTGttcattcgtcttatttttaaaaaaatatattaatattatttattttattctgacttattttattattacatAAAGTTAAGTAGGGCTTGTATCTCACTGTTATTCTAAATgttattttaaaagttaatCATATCATCTATTTAAAGAAAACGAAGAACgaaggtagtatatatatataaaaacatcACCTGTAGAAACTAATAGAGACCTCCCCCAGTCCCCCTCTTCCGGAAATTCCTACTATCTGATCTCATTCCTCTGCTTCTTTTCAGCGCTTAGATCTCCCTCATCTATGCCTCTCATTGTCTTATTTTTCGTATCTTGTATCTCGGGTTTATTAGAGTGAGCCTACGGTACGAATTTGATCGTCATTGAAAGCCATGAAGTCCAATCTATTCGTTCTTTCGTGATGGTTAGCTACGCAGCTTCAATAAAAATATGGAAAAGTGAAATCATCACTCGAGGGGATCCCCTCGTTTCGTACATAtcacctaaatagtcataaaaaaatatgaaataaattgacaacatagattaatatgaaatatatcactccataaatatacaagtttaaattcaacttctacaagttgtaacaaaaataacaaatatagttgcgaatgtgcgataactattttcagtttaatttgttatttttgttgcaacttatagaagttaaatttggtcttgcatatatgttgtcaattttttttaaatttttttaatatgacatgcaaacaatgaggggatgttccctcgagggatgaaaatccacgtCCTAAAAATATGGCTCACATGCATGCAGAACGTCTTCGGCGCCGGCAGCGAGACATCGGCAACGACGCTGGGGTGGGCGATCGCTGAGCTAATCCGGAACCCGGCAGCGATGAAGAAGGCGACGATCGAGGTGAGGCAAACCTTCGCCGCGGCCGGCGTTGTGTCAGAGGCCGCTCTCAGCGAGCTCCGATACCTGCACCTCGTCATCAAGGAGACGCTCCGTCTCCACCCGCCggggccgctgctgctgccgcgcgaGTGCCGGGAGCAGTGCAAGGTGCTCGGCTACGACGTGCCGCGTGGTACGCAGGTGCTGGTCAACGCCTGGGCGATCGGCCGCGACCCGCGGTACTGGCCTGGCGGCTCGCCCGAAGAGTTCCGCCCGGAGCGGTTCAGCGACGGCGAGCCAGCCGCCGTGTTGGATTTCAAGGGCACCGACTTCGAGCTCCTGCCGTTCGGCGCCGGCCGACGGATGTGTCCCGGGATGGCGTTCGGGCTCGCCAACATGGAGCTCCCTCTCGCTAGCTTGCTCTTCCACTTTGACTGGGAGGTGCCCGGAATGACCGACCCGACCAAGCTCGACATGACTGAGGCGTTCGGCATCAGTGTTCGCCGAAAGGCTGACCTCATCATTAGCCCCATACTCCGCGTGCCCGTGCCCGGCGTCTAGCCGAGGTCGCCGACGTTTCGTCGAACATTTAAATATTATCTCGTTGCGCACTACAGGTGTCACAACTCCTCAGCCATATGTTGCACAGTACATAAGCTTATCCAACGCAACCACCATCGTATGCTCATCTAAGCAATAAGTCTCACTTATTAGGAAACATTTGGGCTTAGACCCATGAAGACCCAGCCCAATATACTTATAAGACCCTTCACCTTACTTTTCATATATGCATTATACTTATAAATAGATAGTAGGAGACTCACTATTGTACACTTGAGCAATGGATGAATGAATAAGAGTATATACTATCCCTATATTTTATGTCTTCACTTTTTTTAAACACTATGCAACCTCTCTGGACTATGCATGTAGCATAGGGGTTGCATAATAGCATGACGTTTTACTATAaatggaggaagaaggagagtaACAACTTGCAAATCCATTTTGCATCTCACTAATATAATCACGAAACAGATTCCTCTCTCTATTCTTGTTCCTTTTTACTGCTCTCGGAGAAATCCTCCAACGCCGACGTGGAGTCGCCGGGGAATACCGATCGGGGATTTTTTGGGAACGGTTGCCCTCCAATGAGCGTTTCACCATGCCGCATCGGCCACAGACATTGCACCGAGccatgggagaaaaaaaaaagaaagaagcacCAACAAACGAGTTGCAGTGGGCCGTGGCTGCTTGCCGCACTGCCCCGCCATCGCATGGCCGCCCCTCTTCGTGCCTTGCAGCCACAGAGGACAGGGCCACGTGGCTATatgcctaagagcaagtttaatagtataaccaacactccaattcatctataatcaatctaatatcacattcatacaatagttacatactacactattaatacctgatcctacctgtcatacacacactgtgtcttagagtccgtgctacagctgttttttctctctttttatttatcttcttaaaatatgtttgtagctggcttatgactgctattgtacctgctttaACCGAAGCGTTGATCCAGCTGCTGCATCGCAAGGCCGCACCGACCTTGCACGGTTGCGCCGTCTCTGTCCTCCCTCCTCCGTAATACTACTAGTAGGGAACGTGACTACCaactatatttaaaatataagaaattatgTATACAtagttatatttataaatttctttatattttaCAGCAGAGATAAGTAGCAGTACTAGTAAGAGTGGCGTAAATGTGCGTGCTTGTTGAGTCTTTTAACTTGTGACCTCGTGATCcttttactacctccgtcccagaaaTATTGTAGTTTTGTATTGTTTATTTCCAACATTTAACtatctattttatttaaaaaattttgacgaTTAGTAtctttgttgttattagatgataaaagatgaataatactttatgtgtgactattttttatttttttcataaaattattaaataagacggatggttaCCGTTGAACACGAAAACGTATAACTACACTTAAAAAAGAACGTATAACTACACTTAAAAAAGAACGGAGGTAGCAGTATACCAATACTGCTTCTCTAACGGCTGTAGGCGTCCTGAAACAAGGAAAGGCTAATTCGCGCACTCGTGTTGGCAGCGCGCACGCGGAGGGGCTAGGgttttttcggatttttttgAGCggttccttttttatttttgggatttttttcgGAGATGCGTACCTAATAGATAATGACCGTAATTAAGGTAAGATTtgtagatttgtcttttttggaagatatttttaaagtaacaaattgaaaagaaatctatacgtGAAATCAAATTtagaaaactttcaacctagatttgaaaactttcaactcgaaatttgaatgttttgaagtcaaaatttaaaaactttcaacttttcatctcaaatttgaaaaactttcaactcgaatttaaaattttcaacccagatttgaaaatattcaacccagatttaaaaattttcaacttaaatttaaaactttcaacccagatttaaaTGCTTTCAacccaaatttgaaaacttttgagtCATGATTTGAAATCTTTCGAGAAAAAATTTATAACTTTTAATTCTACATTTGTAAAGAGGTGTGCGAaagattgaaatttttttttgaaagaaacggcgaaaaaaaagaaaatcgcgCGAAGCAAAAATCAGAAAATATCActaaccacaaaaaaaaaaggaaaaagggcgaaaaaagggtgtggggaggggggggggccagctggcgcgcgcgcgccagctaaggccttgtttagttcccacacaaaaattttacaccctatcacatcgaacatttgaatacctgcataaagtatttaaatataggcaaaaataactaattgcacagattgcgactaatttacgagacgaatcttatAAACCTAATTACTCCACGATTTGacgctacagtaaatatttgctaatgatggattaattaggcttaataaattcgtcttccTATTTACTAACGGATTCggtaattagttttatattagtgcccgaacaccctatgcgacatcctatataatattcgatgtgacacgccaaaattttCCACCCCTAAATCTAAACCCCTCCTAAATTGCTGGCGCGTACGCGCGCATTAGCGGCCCCAACATAAATACATACAACGTCCGGGGCTTATTAATCAACTAATAATCAATCAAGCAATACTTTATGCCAACAATGTGGCACCTATCGGCTTAGCTCTAGTGTCATTGCTCGTCGTACTGTTCGCCAGGCGCAGGCGctcggcggtgggcggtggcacgtggcgacggcgacctgcGGTTGCAGCTGCCGGCCGGCCGTCATCGGCAGCCTACACCACCTCGCCGGCAAGCTCCCGCACCGCGCGATGCGCGACCTGGCGCGACGGCACGGGCCGCTCATGACTCATGATGCTCCGGCTCGGCGAGGTGCCCACGCTGGTGGTGTGTCGTCGCGGGACGCGACGCGGCGCTAGCGTGTGCGCGTCCAGCAAAGGAGGCAGGGACATAGACTTCGCGCCGTACGGGGACTACTACTGGCGCCAGCTCAGGAAGATCGCTCTCCGCGCCAGGTCAGATGAAAGATAAgtattttacgtaaaacgaggtggtattaacgtatgatgattaattaagttttaattattataaatttaaaaaatatatttatctgataaactttcatataaaaagtttgcgcacgaaacacaccgtttagcggtTTAAGTAGTGTGCCATAAATATCCAAATTTTCATCCaatttttgttggagaaaagaatgggGCGACATGTCCCGTTGTAAAGAATACAACGGTATAATCTGATCGTAAAATTGATAATTGTTTTAGGATAAAAAACAtttgaagaaaagagaaaaagtgCAAATGACTTATAAAAACCAATGTGCACATACATGGTTAGACATAACATAACATGCATGTCCAGATATGTACTGTGaataaaaaatgagagaaataATAGAGGTTAGTTATAGTCAATGACAACGTAGTGTACTGGAGAGCGGCGCCCAATTTTTTATTATGGATCGGGCGTCTGGCTTAAAGCATTGTCATAGTTAAGAAACAATGATAATAGGCAGCTTTGCCAAAGTGATTCGGCTCGATGCAACCAGCTGCCTACCCTATTCTGCCGATGAAAATGGCCATTTGAGCTTCTCTGCACATGGTACGGTAAGCAGGGAAAGCAAGTACTAGCAAATTTCTACCGTTGGTACTAACACACACGCATGAGCTGCAACGGTACAACGTACTGCTACGCTGGCACGTGCCACACGCGAACTTAAGTAGATCAATCAATTAGGACAAGTTTCAATTGTAAATTAAA from Oryza glaberrima chromosome 6, OglaRS2, whole genome shotgun sequence includes these protein-coding regions:
- the LOC127775631 gene encoding zealexin A1 synthase-like yields the protein MADLHTYLYLGLALVSLLAVQLARRRRSSAAHGSGALRLPPGPWQLPVIGSLHHLVGKLPHQAMRDLARRHGPVMMLRLGEVPTLVVSSREAAREVTKTHDTSFASRPLSATTRVFSNGGRDIVFAPYGDYWRQLRKIAVTELLSARRVASFRAIREEEVAAMLRAVAASAAAGRAVEMRPLLSAFVSDSTVRAVMGDRFPHLDVFLRELDRSIELVVGFNPADLWPSSRLAGCLTGTMRQAKKCWDTMSSILESTIQEHLQKNSSGGGGGAEATDEDLIDVLLRIQKEGGLQFPFDMDVIKSVIHNVFGAGSETSATTLGWAIAELIRNPAAMKKATIEVRQTFAAAGVVSEAALSELRYLHLVIKETLRLHPPGPLLLPRECREQCKVLGYDVPRGTQVLVNAWAIGRDPRYWPGGSPEEFRPERFSDGEPAAVLDFKGTDFELLPFGAGRRMCPGMAFGLANMELPLASLLFHFDWEVPGMTDPTKLDMTEAFGISVRRKADLIISPILRVPVPGV